A genomic segment from Glycine soja cultivar W05 chromosome 18, ASM419377v2, whole genome shotgun sequence encodes:
- the LOC114396278 gene encoding cation/H(+) antiporter 14-like, with amino-acid sequence MDEKCDWKRKSHISLSITSLSLSHSLKFICVVPIVGLGFGHCFGALTFLKFIEMDIERTDQLSSYGMIGDEKFVCQYVLKHTSKGIWFGDNPLYQDTSVLFIQIIVMYIVGRIIYLLLRPCHQTFLISQIVAGIILGPLFLGQHNSSYEMIFSTPSQMTLTTFAEFGMIIHFFKMGVQINPKLILKIEKQAVTIGLIGHMSAIALGGVIFNIVKVMYPEGIKDTDVHVLVISSSVTTFPVISGFLAEMNILNSEIGRMAISTSMVSDSCMWILYFVVINSAKAVEQQTYIPVTEIAVTICYFSILFFFLRPLVIWISNRNPQGKPMTESHFLSIICILLFVAFSASVAGQPPFLVAFCFGLILPDGPPLGSVLAERLDTIGSTLMVPSYCTITGLRTNVPSLVKSKTITIQVILIATYVGKFVGTILPSLHFQIEFWDSFALALIMCCKGLVDLCMLNMLLNSKAIEELPFTLAIFTMVVVTGFASIVVHYIYDPSRRYKAYIRKTIKGGQHEPDIKILVCVHNEENVYPIINLLQASNPTKATPISVFVIHLMELSGRAISTLTKSKSTNKSSQHIKNVFDQFQMHNKEGVILQCFTAITPYVSMHDDICYMAMDSKSNIVIMPFHKQWSMDGNVEYSNASIRILNQNVLKKAPCSVGIFIDRSQMRGKLLIIYEKSLCEIAMVFLGGGDDQEALAYSLRMAQHPNVRLTVFWVTIKMQDNQRKTKNPYIDLMEHIRYSSYHEGKVTFKEEIVEDGAGTTQVIRMIEGHYSLVIVGRHHMADSPCTLGLTEWCDIPELGPLGNLLATSDFTFSVLVVQQQPPFNYEFQYIT; translated from the exons TCTCTCTTTCCATcacctctctttctctctcacatTCTTTGAAGTTTATTTGCGTTGTTCCTATCGTTGGTCTGGGTTTTGGCCATTGTTTTGGAGCATTaacttttcttaaatttattgaaatggaTATTGAAAGGACAGATCAATTGAGTTCTTATGGAATGATTGGCGATGAAAAATTTGTATGTCAATATGTATTAAAACACACAAGCAAGGGTATTTGGTTTGGAGACAATCCCCTCTACCAAGACACATCTGtcttatttattcaaattattgTTATGTACATTGTCGGCAGAATCATTTATCTCTTGTTAAGGCCTTGTCATCAAACCTTTCTCATTTCACAGATTgtg GCTGGAATCATATTGGGTCCTTTATTTCTAGGTCAACACAATTCAAGTTATGAGATGATATTTTCAACACCAAGCCAAATGACACTCACAACATTTGCAGAATTTGGCATGATAATCCATTTCTTTAAGATGGGGGTGCAAATCAATCCCAAGCTAATCTTAAAGATAGAAAAACAAGCCGTAACAATTGGTCTAATAGGCCACATGTCTGCTATAGCACTTGGTGGTGTAATTTTCAATATTGTTAAAGTAATGTACCCTGAAGGGATTAAAGACACTGATGTTCATGTTTTAGTGATATCATCTTCGGTCACTACATTTCCTGTTATTAGTGGCTTCCTAGCTGAGATGAACATTCTTAATTCAGAAATTGGACGCATGGCTATATCCACTTCCATGGTTAGTGATTCATGCATGTGGATATTGTATTTTGTGGTAATCAATAGTGCTAAAGCAGTAGAACAACAAACATATATACCTGTTACAGAAATAGCTGTGACAATTTGTTATTTCTCcatcttattcttttttctaaGGCCATTGGTTATATGGATCTCCAACCGTAATCCACAAGGAAAGCCTATGACAGAAAGTCATTTCTTGTCAATCATTTGTATATTACTATTTGTTGCATTTTCTGCAAGTGTTGCAGGACAACCTCCTTTCCTTGTTGCATTTTGTTTTGGCTTGATCTTGCCAGATGGTCCCCCTTTAGGTTCTGTTTTGGCTGAAAGACTTGACACTATTGGTTCTACTTTAATGGTTCCATCTTATTGCACTATTACTGGCCTCAGGACCAATGTTCCTTCATTAGTAAAATCCAAGACAATAACCATACAAGTTATCTTAATTGCAACGTATGTAGGAAAGTTTGTGGGAACCATTTTACCATCGCttcactttcagattgaatttTGGGATTCTTTTGCACTAGCTCTAATCATGTGTTGCAAAGGCCTTGTTGATCTCTGCATGCTCAACATGTTATTAAATTCTAAG GCAATAGAAGAACTACCTTTCACCCTTGCTATATTTACTATGGTGGTCGTAACTGGATTTGCATCTATAGTAGTTCATTACATATATGATCCTTCAAGGAGGTATAAAGCCTATATTAGAAAGACAATTAAGGGTGGTCAACATGAACCTGATATCAAAATACTTGTCTGTGTTCACAACGAAGAAAATGTATATCCAATCATCAACCTTCTTCAAGCCTCCAACCCTACAAAGGCTACACCCATTTCAGTCTTTGTCATACATCTCATGGAGCTCTCAGGCAGGGCAATTTCCACTCtcacaaaaagtaaaagtacTAACAAGTCATCTCAACACATAAAAAATGTCTTTGATCAATTTCAAATGCATAATAAAGAGGGTGTCATCTTGCAATGTTTCACTGCAATTACCCCATATGTAAGCATGCACGATGATATATGCTACATGGCAATGGACTCCAAATCTAACATTGTGATTATGCCATTTCATAAGCAATGGTCCATGGATGGAAATGTTGAGTACTCCAATGCTTCAATTAGGATACTAAACCAAAATGTTTTAAAGAAAGCTCCTTGCTCAGTTGGAATCTTTATAGATCGAAGCCAAATGAGAGGCAAACTCTTAATCATATATGAGAAGTCACTTTGTGAAATTGCCATGGTCTTCTTAGGTGGAGGTGATGACCAAGAAGCCTTGGCTTATAGTTTACGTATGGCTCAACATCCAAATGTGAGACTAACAGTGTTTTGGGTAACAATTAAAATGCAAGACAACCAAAGGAAAACAAAGAACCCTTACATTGACTTGATGGAGCACATACGTTATAGTAGTTACCATGAAGGCAAAGTGACCTTCAAGGAAGAGATTGTggaagatggagctggaacaACACAAGTTATTCGAATGATAGAAGGACATTATAGTTTGGTCATAGTGGGTAGACATCACATGGCAGACTCTCCATGTACATTGGGCTTGACAGAATGGTGTGATATTCCTGAACTTGGTCCACTTGGGAACCTCTTAGCGACATCAGATTTTACATTTTCAGTTTTGGTTGTACAACAACAACCCCCCTTTAATTATGAATTTCAGTATATTACgtga